Proteins encoded within one genomic window of Eurosta solidaginis isolate ZX-2024a chromosome 1, ASM4086904v1, whole genome shotgun sequence:
- the LOC137238801 gene encoding uncharacterized protein produces the protein MSCYPRQSDCCCCASCSRYCNYMDSSCKIRRNRSCSDCFPSRLVPDISIAAPVKKSKTRLPPIKPVVPKPNGKRVPQTKHGKRLNFPSDNEPKTDSTNKQKCQCDPKQTKNKQNFQYQDLKKRMEVICEEAEQDSDDEIPFGSKNIQKSCADFLNIVHDTVLETVQTSVESAMHNYFMHTMEKIETLCSQMMRNECLLSKMYLDILDKLSQQSEKNLRQFKCLCQFIAETQKEASEAQSQKCSCQNCTSTEEAFVSLAREKVLSKGRRLSGNGIILNANRNGGHTRHHRDSDNDAKTDPSLTSCTNSIPLIMPKTQAMPSNEESRRNSKRLCGYSDSGCFLNSKERRTEQFRADENFKIDHRENRMEGGR, from the exons ATGAGTTGTTATCCTCGTCAATCCGATTGTTGTTGCTGTGCATCTTGTTCGCGTTACTGTAATTATATGGATAGTTCCTGCAAAATACGCCGAAACCGGTCTTGCAGTGATTGTTTTCCTTCGAGGTTAGTGCCGGATATAAGTATTGCAGCGCCAGTAAAAAAATCGAAAACCAGACTTCCACCTATTAAACCTGTTGTACCCAAACCTAATGGAAAGCGGGTCCCTCAAACTAAACATGGAAAACGACTTAATTTCCCTAGTGATAACGAACCAAAAACGGACTCGACAAACAAGCAAAAATGCCAATGCGATCCTAAGCAaactaaaaataaacaaaattttcaatatcaGGATCTTAAAAAACGTATGGAGGTAATATGCGAGGAAGCTGAGCAAGATTCCGATGACGAGATCCCATTTGGAAGCAAAAATATTCAAAAGTCTTGTGCCGACTTTCTGAACATAGTTCATGACACCGTTTTAGAGACGGTACAG ACTTCTGTCGAAAGCGCGATGCATAATTATTTTATGCATACGATGGAAAAGATCGAAACTCTGTGTTCACAGATGATgcgtaatgaatgtttattaagcAAAATGTATTTGGATATCTTGGATA AATTATCACAACAAAGCGAAAAAAATCTACGACAGTTCAAATGTTTGTGCCAGTTTATTGCTGAAACACAAAAAGAAGCCAGCGAAGCACAAAGTCAAAAATGTAGTTGCCAGAATTGTACAAGTACAGAAGAGGCTTTTGTTTCATTGGCCAGGGAGAAAGTTTTGTCCAAAGGTCGACGTCTCTCCGGAAATGGCATTATTTTAAATGCTAATCGTAATGGTGGCCATACTAGGCATCATCGAGACTCAGATAACGACGCTAAAACTGATCCTTCTCTCACAAGCTGCACAAACTCAATACCCCTTATAATGCCTAAAACGCAGGCAATGCCATCTAACGAGGAGAGTCGGCGAAATAGTAAACGATTGTGTGGGTACTCGGATTCTGGCTGCTTTTTAAATTCTAAGGAACGCCGAACTGAGCAATTTAGGGCagacgaaaatttcaaaatcgatcATCGTGAGAATCGAATGGAAGGCGGAAGATAA